The window ACCTGTTCATCAGAGGACTCTGTGGAACATGAATTGGGAAATGAGTCCCATCAAAATGTCCCAAAGAGAGTCAGAGGCCAGCACTGCAAGAAAAGGCTTTTTACCTTCAGCCTGGTAAATTCCTATGGCACCACTGACATCAATTCTCTTGCAGCCGATGGGAAACTCCTTAAACTGAACTGTAAGcattttctttgtacttttagAACTGATTTAATTAGCAGATGTCAGTTTATTTGTAGATCTGAAAACTAGTGAAAAATgttctgtgtgtatgtctgtgtctgtgtatgcATTTCACAATAAATAGTGAAGATACATCGTAAACTTGATGACATAAAAGTCACTGCTGGAAGAATGTCTGAAGAGCTAATCTATCTGTTGGCTACACTGTACTTGTAAGACATCCCAGGTCTGATTCCAGGGTTTGTTACCACTTGTATGACTTTGTATTATGTCCTATTTTTTGGAGAGGACTATAAATTAAGCTTTGttagttctaaattctttgaCCTTATATTTCCCTGCTAAGGACCACAAAAAAAAACCTGTCTCTCCTCTGCACATAATATCCCAGTAAGAGAAGGAACAAGTCATGATCTCTGTATTAGCACCATCTTTCTTCCAATATTTGGATCTTTTCTAGTATAACTTTTTTCCCCACAAGGATATTCATAAGATATGGTTTTGAATGATAGTCGGGGTCCctgcactttataaatatttgctaaatgagTTAATGATTAGGACAACATAGATAACCAGAGATGACTACCTAGGACACAAGTGCTGATGTGGAAAGCCATTGAGAGAGTATCAGAGAGCAGTTAATAATTATGAATTGTGGGGGGGTGAAAATATCAATTGACATCTGTCTTATTTTCATCTGTGGAATGGTAAAATACTTATATTACCTTCCTCACAgtgttattttgttaaaaaaaacactttgtaagTTTCAGTTTGTGatagaattctgattttttttttttaagatgtagGTAAGAGTATTATTATGACCTTTAAGgttattttatgaaaattaacTTGACATGCCATACACTTATATGGTCAGGCATTGGATTTCCTTGCAGTTCATATAAAGACCTGGCCAAACCTTTAGAAATGAGAATTTCtatgagaaaggagggagaaagctCCCTGCTTTGAAAGATTTAGGGGCAGGTCAGAGGGGGATGGGTCTAATTATGAGAAATTTCAGGGAGTAGCTGGTGCCTAAGTTAGATCTTGACTTTGATCCTTCTCTGTTTTCCCATCACCTGGAAAGCAGCCACCCAAGCAGCTTCTTCTCTTGCTGGCCAGTGAGCAGGAAATGGAAATCTTGTCCTTCTCTTCCACAGCTCGTTCCACAGTTGCTGTTGATTGGGACACCGAAACCCGGTGTCTTCACTACGATGAACAAGAATCAGAGGTAGGTAATTTGGTTTGCCTAACTGATTCATTTTAGACTGGGTTTCTCAGGCTTTATGCCATAGATGTTGGAATAAGGAGCTTAAGTATAGAGCAATTAGGATTTGGAAAAAGCTTTTAATCTTTGAATAACTTTTACGATTGCCATCAGAGTTCAAATGACAATGTAGCAACTTGATATATTTTCACATTGGACAGTGCATATTAGATGTGGATTTCAAATTGAGATcgaaaaacatgttaaaaattttCTGCAATGCATTCCActaaacctgaaaaggaaaaaaatacaatgccTTGTCTGATTAgagtttctttttgtctttggtcAACTTTGTGGCATCAAACTTAACCACTGTGTTTCTCACAGGCTTATGATAAACACAGCAGTATGCTACAGCcccagaagaagaagaaaacgaCAGTGGCTCTCCGAGATTGCATAGAGCTCTTCACTACCATGGAAACACTTGGGGAGCATGATCCCTGGTAAGTTGAGTAAATGTATATTTTGGGAGAGTAGTATGTAGCATGCAGATGGTCATGTTggtgtacatgtgtgtgcatatgcatctACACTGTCCTTCCCTAATGTCCCCTTGTGTTTCCTTATAACATACTGGTAATCTTAGATCTGACAGCAGAGGGCAAACTTGCAAATCCTACCAGGATTCAGAACCTTGTTCTATAATCCAAAGACCAGCCTCACTGAAGTTGGAGTGATTTATATCTAGGTTGGCCATAGGGTGGTTGGTGAATGTTTAGGTTGAATCACTTGATGAACTGTTTGCCAAGGTGTTTCAAGCTTATAGTCTATTTCATTGGAGAATATGCCCACACTGCTTAAAGCCATAGCTATTGTTTTCATCAATGGactattgaaataaattttttcttttacactgAGTATTGTAAAGTGCAATCTGGAAATAGCTTCATGGCAGTGTTTTCTGCACTAATTGATTGTGTTTTCCAGGTTAGAAATACTCTTTGTGTGGTACTGAAGTAATGTTTTATGTACTAGAGTCAATTTTGTTCTGGGGCAGAGAAGAATGATTAAAGGAAATTGACCAATATTTCTGATACAAAAGATATTACTTCCTTTAGCTATTTCCTAAAATTCTCTGTTCTGTATTATGTAGTGAGTGCATTGAGCCTCTCCCATAGGATATATATGTGGAAGAGTTGAGGACCTGTGGTCTttacttttataaagaaaagattgTGACTAGGAGGGTAGTAATTGAAAGTTTGTCTGAATGCTTTCCTGATAGTTAGTTTGACTCTGTAGTGagaatatttatttcctcttcaggtATTGCCCTAACTGTAAGAAACATCAACAGGCTACAAAGAAATTCGACTTGTGGTCCTTGCCAAAAATATTGGTGGTTCATCTCAAGCGATTTTCATACAACAGATACTGGAGAGATAAACTTGACACAGTAGTTGAATTTCCAATAAGGTAGGATTCTTTAATATTTATGTCAAACGAAATTACAGTCACATAAGAAATGCTGCAGCAATACTACTGGACTTTGACCCCTAAGTATTGCCATTTTTTGGTCCAGAGTTACAAATGACCAATTCGTTTTTGTATAAAGGTGTCTTTAGCCGTGACTATAATTGAATCATATTTTCTCCCTTCGTTACAGAACCCCTATATCTAGAAAATAAttagacatcttttttttttcctttgactattTCTTTTTGGCTGACATAGTCAGGGTAGAATATGAAAAGTATCCTCTGATTAAGACACTGAGGACCCTGGGATTGGATCCCAAATTCCTAGCTCCCATTCTTTTATTTTGACTCAGTGTAATAATAATCACATGACACATTTATCTAgcacttgaaatttttttaatggtattttattttttcaaatgcattcaaagatagttttcaatatccaccttcacaaaaccttgtgttttagatttttctccctctccctcctcttcttccctcctcgaGACATCAATCAATTTGATAGAGGTTTAatgtgtgcagttcttctaaacatattttcatatttgtcatgctgatcaagaaaaataagatcaaaaggggtaaaaaactcaagaaaggaaaaatacaacaacaaaaaagtgaaaatatgctttggttgatccatattcagtctccattagttctctttctggatatggatgacactttctgtcccaagtctattgcaattgccttgaatcacctcattgttgaaaagagccacatctatcacagttgatcatcacataattttgttactattacaatgttctctttgttctgcttgcttcattaagcatcagttcatgtaagtcttcccaggcttttctgaaatcagcctgctcatcatttgttatagaataataacattccattacattcatatatactatagctcagtggttctcaaacttttattttcagtatctttatcctattaaaaattattgaggatctctccaaagcgtttttgtttatctggattatatttatagacatttaccatattggaaataaaaattatttttgaatttgtagaccctctaaaagggtttcagagatccccaggattctctagaccagaggtcctcaaactttttaaatagtgggccagttcactgtccctcagactgttggagggccgggctatagtaaaaacaaaaaatttgttttgtgggcctttaaataaagaaacttcatagtcctgggtaagggggataatcgccctcagctgccgcatctggccatgggccatagtttgaggacccctgctctagaccatactttgagaaccactgccatagcttattcagctattccccaactggatgggtatccattcaatttctagtttcttaccattacaaaaagtgctgctacaaacatttttgcagatggggattctttcccctcttttataatctctttgggatacagacccagtagagggtttgtagttttatagcccttagggtatagttccaaattaacgcttgaaattttataaaacattccTTATCATAATTCTGTGAGGGATATGGTGTAAGTATAAGCCAAaggcagaaagaggaaataatttccCATAGTTCCACCTCTTGTAAATTTGAGAGCTGGattttgaatctattttttaCTGATTCATCAATGGACAGCTTACTCATTTCAGGGgtatatttccaaattctttttcagaaTCATTATAACAATTCAGCAGGTGAAACAGTATATGCAGACAGTACCTATTTTCCTAAAACTCTTTCACTATTTATCATTTTGGGGAGACATCTTTGATGATTGAGTGTGAGGTAAAATTTTCATCGTAGGCTACACGTGTCTCCGTCTTATTTTTCATCCTATTGGGAGATAGTTGGTATTTGTGTTATTGCTGGCTTTGCTGGTAGcctcctttcttatttcctttcatttttttgatgactttttgtaaagttttttggTGGAAGCTTTTTATTTGGATTCCTTGATCATTGTTTAGCATGATGAATTTCAAGTTTTTGCTGAGGGATGTCCATGGGAGCTATATCCCTTCAGGCACCCATCTGGTCCAGActttttgcaaaaatttttttcccctccccagttgtttcctttctgattttaattGCAAttcttgtttgtgcaaaacaaacatttaaaaggtgttttttttttttttaaatcaaaattgtccattttataatCTGTAATCCTTTTTATCTTTACCTTTTATTTGGACATGTACTCTGTTATCAATAAATCTTGCTCCTCTTAtttgttatataatatttcatatttggtATGTGGTGAAATCTTGATAAATACTTAGTATCTGCTAGATTTTACCTGTAATTTCACATACTTATGGGTTGTAATGTCTTCAGGGACCTGCACATGTCTGAGTTTGTCTGTGACCCAGCAGCTGGCCCTTATGTCTATGACCTCATTGCAGTATCAAATCATTATGGAGCCATGGGTGTGGGCCACTGTAAGTACCAAATTGCATGTCATTCTCTAAATTTTTCAGTGTCAGCAAGTTTTAATTGAACTGCTTCTATATGTATGTACTATATTAAGTGTTCTGTGGGTTACAATGAAATATGACAATTTCTACCTTTCAGATCTTATAGTCAGATTGTGCAGACAGGTTGTGTATACCTGCTACAAATAACAAGCATTTGCATGTGCAGATAAGATATTAGGCTAAGTGCCAGATGAAGTCCAGAAGAAAGTACTTTAGAgtacaaaagaaagggagagtttGATTTCAACTAGGCTATAGAGGGTTTAATGAGTTGAATACTGAACTGGGAAGATttcaatagagaaataaaaaaagggcATGCAGGGAGGGAAAATAGCATTGGTAAAGGCATAGAGGCAGAAACTATGAGGAATTTTCTACTACTTTGGTTAGTAGAGAGTTGTTTTAGAGAAAGATGATAGATATGGTTTGAGAGAAGGTAAGTTGTAGCTACACTTTAGGCAAATACAGTTTAGAAAAGATTAATGTAGTAGTACGTAATTGGAAATGAGGACACCAGGTAAGACAAGTTTGTTgtagttttattattaatatatattattattaatgagttTTAGGAACCTGAGCTAGGATTGATAGAACAAGAATCATTGTTTCTTAAGTGGGATCCTTCAATACTATACCATAAAAAGTCAAAGAATTCATTTGGACTTCTTTGGGaagcatttctttcttcaacAAGTATACTGACGGTCTAGTGTGTAACCACTATATGAGACTGCCATATTTGAGAGACATGATGCTGTATCTGGGTAGCCTTGAATAAAATAGCCTTATTGGCTTTTGAAATTTCAGACAGATTTTAGCtcagtttgcatttcttttttaaatacaatatttaatctAACATGAAAAATGAACTTTGGCTCCTATATATGAGCTCTACCAGGCTTAAATATTGTCATATTCCAGCTGGCTTATAGCCTGATACTAGCTATCTATGTTTATGAGATTAATTGCCAGAAATCCAACTTCAAGCGTTTGTCACCAAGAGATCCATTGCTTGTTTACTTGAAGCAAATCTTTTCGTAGAAACAGATTAGAAAATCAGTTATTATTGTTCATGCTATATCACAGACTCCAATTTGCTGTATGTCTCAGTAAGAGTTAATTtcaattaatgttttttaaaaatctttgctaTAGTTGATATAGCATGGATACTCTCTTCAGTAATTGCTAATATATTCTTCTCTGACTTGGCAGATACTGCATATGCAAAAAACAAACTGAATGGCAAATGGTATTACTTCGATGATAGTAATGTATCTCTGGCCTCTGAGGATCAAATAGTGGTGAGTACTTTTGAGTTGGTTGAAGTTACCAAGTTCCTGCAATCAGCTATTAtgaattaaagatgaaaaatttttgaaacaTGGGTGTCATGAGAGGAAATGAGAAATAGCTATAATAAGAAAGTAGGTCTATGTCTTAGAGCCATTAAATTAACCTGATTTGACAGTCTCTGTACCTGGGACACTTAAGACAGCTCACATCTTGAGCAGTGACAATAGAATGCCAAATTCTTGTCTGTTGTAGACTCTTAAGGTGAGGAAAATACCCTTTAGTTGCTACTGTGTATCACTACAGTCATTAGTGATAACAAGATAAACAAGAGGTTTTCCAGATTAAATTTATCAGAttgacttttcttatttttcagacAAAAGCAGCATATGTGTTGTTTTACCAGCGCCGGGATGATGAATTTTATAAGGCACCCTCACTCCCGGGTTTCCCTGGCCCCTCAGAtgcagggaagaaaggaaagcgCTCCCAGGAAGGGCTGGAAGAGGATGACATGTATAGCATGGATACCAACTGAAACTGCCTGAAGTCAGCCACTTAGAATACCATTTGACACATCTGGAACATCTCTTGCACTCTAAAAGCTGCCAGATGTACAGACTGCCATCCATaaggaaaattccttttttatggaacagaagagaaaaaaaagaccctGTTTGCTCATGAAGGGTTATGTTGAGAggctgaattattatttttaaatacaagttGTGGGAAAGTTCTGTAAACACCTGTGATGCTACAGAGCTGGGGTCAGCAGGGTAAGGGCTGTAAGGCTGGAGGAGCCACACATTATGATTGGGGAGTGGAATgggtgggagggtgggagggggtatGAAAAGATGATAACGCATACCGTTGTGGGGGGAGAATATTTCTCCAGGAAAATCTCCAAAGTAGCTCTTCTTGGTGCAACCAAATGATTTGTTGGCAATAGTGAACCCTCTGTATTGATTATATTCCAGAATTCTCAGATATTcactttcccatttctctttgcCAGCTGCCGCTGTAGCCTCTCCTTCAGGAAACCCACTCAAAAAGTGAAATTGGGCACTTTTTTGATCTGCCATTCTTGTACCTTGACACAGATTTACTTGAAgaattcctcccctttcccttgaAGACAACATTCATTTTGATTTCTGATTTTGGATCCTTTGGGTGTTTTCAGAATGAAATGACTTGAATGCAACTGCTTTCTCAATAAgtgtagatgttaaatgtatttgaATCTCCTGTCCTCTCCCCTAGTGTGGGATATCTTTAGATGCTAATGACTACTGTATtcagtaatgaattgaaacaTTTTGATTCTATACTCAGctggatttttttaaagctatagcTAAAAGCAATCTCCCCATATTTAAGACTGCTGAGAACTTGTATCTTCTTTCCCTGGAGTCAGTAATTTTGGTAGTCTTCCCCCTGCTTATCTTCAGGATCTACAACTTGGAAATCCTTGTCATTTGCATCAGTGCTAAAAAAGGCACCATTttttggtaaaagaaaaattagtcctTGTCAACCAGCTTTCCATTCGGGTTGCATAGTTGGAGGGGATAGGAAGCATTTTATTTCTCtactctctccccccccccccccttatttctttcttttcatgtcTTCTTTCCCTGGTCTCTGAATTTTAGGCCTGCTTTTGGCATCAGTGTTCTGATTTTCATTTCAGTTGGTTTCCTCTATTTGCAGAGACTGCTAGTCAAACACTAACTGTGGACACTTTTTATTTCTGCCTCTTGGTGGCAAAGACACCTTTTAATTTATAGAACACAGATCCCTGTTTCCATGTTTTTACATGCATATGCCAAAGGTGTTTTCTTTTACTAACAAAAACCTGTCAGCATTCCTGAAATTAACCCATGATCAGTATGCAGTATGCTATCTTCTAGTTCGAAAACTCACTTTCTCCATCTCCGGTTTTTAAAATGCCCCTGCCCCAATGCCACTGCCGTTCTCTTGTGCCTAGGACTGCCTATCTTGGCTTTTATCAATGGATATCACTAGTTCTGTCCGGGGCCTTCTTTTCCTCAAACATGCCAGATCAGGAGCTGGACCCCTGGGTGCAAACTAAAAAAGAACCAATGCCACGGGAATGAGTTTGGTTTTCCACTATTGTAGAGGAAGGGGAATGTGGCCGGAGCCTGATCCCAATTGTTCCAGCTCCAGGGCCTGTTCTCTAATGAGAGCTTGGtacttttcctctttccactTTATGAATAGAAGGTGGTGTAAGAGGGCTAAGCATTTTTGGCTGGCACCGACTGGCTTCCTGGGAGCGAGGCAGCCTCCCCGCCCGGGAAGACCAGCAACGCTCCGCTCAAGTCCTGGCTCCAGCCCTTCACTCTAAAGCACTGAAATTGTCGTTTATTTAGCTCACGGTTGCTTTTGGTGTTTTGCTTTGTAGACCACCTCCCGTCTTTAGGGTTGGGCTGCCTGGATCTGCGCCCCCGCCCAGTTGACCCTGTCCTCTCCTGCCTGCCCTGCAGCCTCGGGCTCTGCCTACCCTGGGCCACATGGGTCTAAGGGAAATGCCCCTTTGCCTGTGAGACTGGCTGTGTGCCCGCGCCACGGTGGTCAAACAACGGGTTTTCTCCTCAGGGCCTTGAATCCTAATGGGACGCAATGTAGCCAAGGGGAGCGGCGGGAGCCCGTCCTCTCCTGCCTCGGCTGGGCCGGGGTCTCTGGCAGCTCGAGACCCCCTTCAGGACCAGGCTAACCGCCTGCAACACCGGGTTTTTATGCTAGAAAGAATAAAAGTGAATGGTTTGCACTAAGCCGGCGTGGAGTCCTGTGCTGGGGCCCGGCCTGGGGGGCGCGCCTGTTCCTCGCGGCCTCGCACGCGCACGAGAGGAGCGCGCGCGCGTAGCGACCGTTGCTGCCGGGGGCGCGCGCGGGCTACCCGGGCTGGGCGGGGCCGTGCGGGTGAGTGCGGGGGAGGGGGCGACTGTGGCGGGAGTTGTGGCTCCGGGGCCCGGCGGGTTTCGGTCTTTGGCCGTCGGCCCGGCCCAGGGGTGGTGGGGCGTGGGGTCGTAGTGGGGGAGGCTTCGGAAGGCCTAGGTTCAGCCTGTCCAAACCCGAGAGGCGGGGTCAGGTGTTCGGGCCCCGCCCTTCTGCTTCCGGGGGGAAGGGCTGCGTCAGCGCTTGAGACCGGGCCTGTGGGTCTTCCTCAGGCTCTGCTGTCAGTTGAGGGGATCCCCTTCCCATAGTATCCCCTAGTCTGTCAGTAAGGGACACCCATCCCTTCACcgtctcccctcttccccccgtCTGCTGTCAGTGAGGGGCCCTCCGTACCCGGGCCAGATTTAGAAGGCTGGGTCCAGAGCTAGGGCAGACCGGCGGTAACGGCGGCGGGAGGCTGCTCGCGGCCCGACGGcgtgggggcggggcgggggctaCCGCCGAGATCCCAGAGCTTGGGACTCGGACACCTGGGAGTCCTCCGAACTGGACTGTGAGGAGGGAGCCGCCCGGGGGGGCCTGGCTGTCGCGGCCCGGCTCTGCAGAGGAGCGCTCTGGCGAGGAAGAGTTTGTAGCGTTTTGAACTAGTCACTCATGGGTGTGAGATGGCCGATTGCGAGTCGTCGGGCTAAACGTGACGTCAGGCCTCTCCTAACCCGGGTTTCTCTGAACTGTATGGCCGTCCCCTCCATAACGAGGGTCCCTGAAGGGGGCAGCCGAGGAAGGCTGCTGTGCGCCCGGGGAGCAGGATCCTCTGTCTGCACCAGCAGCTGCCTTTATTCCCCACCAAACCCCTGCCCCTCAATCTGGTTAGAGAACTTAGTTCGTTACTAATTTAATtccacaaacattcattaagcattccgggggcggggggaggggaggcgctGTGTATTTAACGTGTTTGTAAATTGTCTCCCCATTAttgtgtgagctccttgagagcagaggctGTTTGCCTTTCCTTGGATTACCTGAGATTAAGCATTAAGCCTAACATAGAGTCgtcaataaatgctagttaagTGAGAGGTGGGTGATGAGGATACAAACACAGGCTCTGCTTCCAAGGCACGTACAATGTAATGGGAAAGAAGCCAGCATAAATAACTGAAACAAGTGAAAAGGATCTGTTGAGGCTTtgagaaatttgaggaaagacttttttcttgaagatagagaaggaaagagttaGGGAAGCCTTGATGCAAATAGCTTCAAAAGATTGCAGAAATGAGGGGCAGGGGGAGAGGTGTAGGGGTAAGAGAGGAGAGGTTATTCACTCCAGCTGTGGATAAAAAGCATGAGCAAGAGTTTGCAAGGGGTCTTAGTAAACAAGATGAGAAAGGGATAGAGCAGGCCAGTTTAGTTTGTCTGGTCTCTAGAGCATATATAAGATAATTTAGGGGCAGCAGCAGATGTTGAAAGACTATATTCAAAATCAGGAATTCAATAATGAGCCACTAGGATGAAGTAATTTAGGCTAAAAGAGATGAGGGCCAGGCTTATGGTAGATTCAGTAAGAGGGACCAAGGTGCAAGAAAGATGTAGGGCTGGAgcctatttatataaaaaaaatccttggattttttccttaagaaaatgaaaattttaatccTAAATTAAAGCCACACAAACATCTCTTAATGGATGTCAACTAGATATATGACAGCATCTTAATCTTGGCAGGGTTGATGGGGTGCTAGATATCCTTTTCTGGGACATCAGTGTTATCCAAAGCACCCAGTTTATTAGTATAGAGTTGAAGTAGAGGTGGTATGATTTAGAGGTGAACTGCAGATGAATTGTATTTGCTTTAGGGCAAAAATTCAATTCTTTGGTCTAAAGACAGCTTTGTCTTCTATTTTAATGTTCCATTTGGAGCCTTCTCACAGACAATTTAGTGTACCTCGTTTTGAATGGGTACTGGAGAATTATGGTAAAGAAACCattgagggagaaaaagactaattttatcctcacagaaaCCCTGGCaagatgggtgctattatcattaacttcattctacagataaacaagtcaaataggttaagtgacttgcccatagtaaCAAGGTtttttgaggttggatttgaactcattctgAATTCAGATGCAGCACTTCATTCATTTGAAGGATCCTTAAACGATTTCTTTGTTCCATCCTGTCCAGTATTCCCTTCCTGAAAGGCCTTTCAACTAATTATGGATTCTGGtcagaataataacattcatttagaattttcacttttgcCGATTAGTTTCTTCATAAGAACCCTtgtaaaatatcaaagaaaaaagtcacCACGTTGTGCTTAAtgcattcttttaattttcaaggaaGTATCatagccattttttttctttttgctgaggcaattggggttaagtgatttgcccaggatcacacagctaggaagtgataagtgtctgaggtgagatttgaactcgggtcctcctgacttcagggctggtgctctgtccactgcgcccCCTAGTTGCCTCCTTTATAGCCATTCTATAAAAAAGAGCTTGAGGTTCTGAGGGGatcagtgatttgcccatgatcacataacAAGTAAATGTTTAGAAgggtatttaaaaacattgtacAGTGGAAAGAAGATAATGGGGTGTGGAGTCAGGGGACCTGGTTTCAACCCCAGCCCTGCTTCTTGTTACTCGTATGAATTGGAGAAGCTCATGGCCTCTTAGATCCTTCATtctctcatctgttaaataatgATGTTTGATTAGTTGGCTCATCAGATCCCTTacatttcttaaatcttttgtCTTATGAGCAGGCCTTCTAACTCCATGGCTCATTACCTGGAAGCAAATACTGTTATTTTGTTAGTTGATAACTGATGAGTAAAGACGTTATGCTTCCCAGGGtactagaaagaagaaaaaagtcttcaaaatctcaaaggggaaaaaaaaagttagttttgGAATAAGAgggcctgagtttgaatcctgaatCTACTACTTGGGATCTCTGTGATTTGTATGGTCACTCAACTTCAGTGGGCCTTAGCTGGGATTATTAGGTAAATGATTCTATTAATTTTAAGCATCGGTAGTAGAGCCCTCAGATTGATACAAAGAAGTTTTGGGGTAGGTGGACCTTCCTACTGCCATTAAAATCATAGCCGCAGGCAGAGGTTAAGGCTCCAGTGGGGGCAGCATATAGTGAATGCTCTGGGAAGTCTAGGTATATGGATTTACAGGGATTAcagtagaggaggaaggagggttGTTGGTGTGGTTCTTGATaagtatttcctgccattttatgtGTTCTTGTTTTGCACACTGTATAATGGAACCATGGCCATTTTTAGGTGAAATGTCTGAAAAGCTAAGAAGATGCAGAAAGGAGCTGACAGCAGCTATTGACCGTGCATTTGAAGGCATCAGCCATTCTCAAGAGTGTCCAAGTCAACAAAAACCAGACTTGGATACATCACCTTCTTCCTTCACTATTCAGATGAATAAACTTCTTTGCAGGAGATATCCTTCTACCACTTCCTATGTTGGTCAGTTTGCTCCTGTTTCCTGTGCTCCTGAAAATGAGAACCCTGTCTTTGTACCAAACCATATTCCAGTAAATATGAAGCCACATACTTTATGCCCCAAAAGAAAACCTTTGACCAGCAAGGAAAATGTGTTGATACATTCCTCGATTTTTGTACCTGAAAGGCAGTTTCTGAgagccactggagatggggaaa of the Sarcophilus harrisii chromosome 1, mSarHar1.11, whole genome shotgun sequence genome contains:
- the C1H3orf62 gene encoding uncharacterized protein C3orf62 homolog isoform X2 is translated as MSEKLRRCRKELTAAIDRAFEGISHSQECPSQQKPDLDTSPSSFTIQMNKLLCRRYPSTTSYVGQFAPVSCAPENENPVFVPNHIPVNMKPHTLCPKRKPLTSKENVLIHSSIFVPERQFLRATGDGESWRKESLRKDVDRYLKVEANVPLNNSNQEITKDLLDMIDHTSIRTIEELAGKLEFENELNRVCSRSEDSPFKEEVLALFMDESPHKATEAEASCLKPTFDDQNIIETVLDLEEDYNLMTSFKYHIK